The region CGCGGGCCGAGTTCGCGCAGCAGCTTCGCGTCCTCGTCGGAGAACGCGATGTAGCGCTTCATTTCCTCGAGAAAAGTTTCCAAGCGATTCCCGGTACGCCCGAAATGCGCAGTGATTTAACATGATTATACGAGACATGCGCCTATGAGCCTTCCCCCAGAACTGGTTTTCGAGGAGCTGAGCGCCGCCCTGGCCCGGCTGCGGGCGGGCGATTACGGCGTATCCGTGTCCTTCGCCGGCCAGGACGGGGCGGCCGGCCGCCTGGGGACCGAGTTCAACCAGACCGTCCGGGCGCTGCGCCAGCGGCAGGGAAGTGGCGACCCCAAGGCCGTCTCCCGGCTGGTGCACGACCTCAAGAACCCGCTGGCCGGCATCGCCGGAGTGATCGAGATCATCGCCCAGGACCTGCCCGAAGGCAGTCCCTCGCGCGAGGTGCTGCCCGACGTCCGAGCCGAGATCGAGCGCATCAAGCAATTGCTGGCCGAGTTCGCGCAGGGGAAATGACCCGTATACATGATGGCGTCATGCTGA is a window of Terriglobales bacterium DNA encoding:
- a CDS encoding histidine kinase dimerization/phospho-acceptor domain-containing protein, whose protein sequence is MSLPPELVFEELSAALARLRAGDYGVSVSFAGQDGAAGRLGTEFNQTVRALRQRQGSGDPKAVSRLVHDLKNPLAGIAGVIEIIAQDLPEGSPSREVLPDVRAEIERIKQLLAEFAQGK